Genomic DNA from Brenneria izadpanahii:
CATTAGTACTTTCTTCATTGTTAACTACCGCTCCTTGCTTTAGGTTGTCCATTTCATTAATTGGTCCGGTTCAGGCAAGATTCTGTATAAAAATGGCGCGCAGTTCAATTTATTTAGCCGCGCGGCCTGCTTAATAATAATTAATAGCGAAAATTCGGCGTCTATTTCCCCGTGGCGACCGGACGTGAAACGTATATTTTATAGCGCTATTAACATGTTAGAATGCCCGCTAATTTCCGGTATGATTAAAACGGATCATTATGAACAATAAACAACAGTATTTGGATATTGCCGCAGGAAAAGGTAAAGCCGCGCCCTCTACCATGGTTGTTTTTCCTTCTGAAGCGTTGAACTACCCATTGCTGGAAAAGAATTTAGAGGCGCAGCGTTTCTTCACCGACGGAGAGGTGAGCTACGCGGAAGATGAACAGGGCGGCTTTATTTACACCTGCCGCCACGGCGACGATGCTCTGGCGTTTCGTATTCAACTTTTTGATCGTTCAGAGGAAGATGAGGTTAAGCCGTATTACTCAACCGATCCTCTCTCGCCCGAACGGCTTGCCGAAGTCAACGCTTCGCCGCAGGCCGTGTTCGTGGAGTGTGTTTTTAATCAGCATCCGCTGATCTCCTATCGTTATCAACTGAGGATGCTGTCCTTGTTGGTGCCGGATTTATTACTTGGCATCGATATTTCCGCCGCTGACAAAGCGTTTACGCCTGAATGGCTGCGCTTCCAGCTGGAAGATGATGTATTGCCGGATGTGGAGAATCTATACACGATTCACGCCATTTACGACCCGAACAACAACCCACCGACCGCGTTTTGGTTCCATACCCACGGGCTTACCCGTTGCGGCATAACCGAAGTGGAGCTGGTTATTCCGCATACGCTGAATTCCTATTACGGCATTCCTGAATTGTTCAGAAACTTTGCTAATAACTGTATTGAAAACCAGCAGGTTACGTTTAACAAACCGATTTTGTGCGGGCAAACGCAAGCTGGGTATGAATATGTGGTGGCGTTGCCTTTTGAAGAAGGCCTGCGTCACGTTAATAAACCAATACCCGTCGTTCAGCTTAGACCGCTTGAAGATATGAATTACGACCTGACCGATGCGCCTGAAGGCGAGTTTCTTGGCGATCGGGCCGATCGTGATGACGTTCACATGACGCCATCCTGTATGCTATTCCGCGCAACGGAAGAAAATTCGGCGCTGGAGACGTTTTTTAAGGGATTTGAAGAGCAGAATGCCATCATGTTCTGGCGGACCAACGCCGAGACGTATGAAATGTCGCGCAAGGCTAAGCTGCGTTGGCATTACTTTGGCCGGATGTTCGAAAACTATGCCGTGCCCGCGGAACCGATTAAAAAAGGCTTTTTTGCAAAACTGCTCAATAAATCAGCCGCGCCGCAGCAGGAAAACGAATGGCGTTTTCTGGTCAAATGCGGAATTCCCTACGGCGACCCGGCAGAGGAAGAGCGTGAACATATGTGGTTTATACCTGAGTCGATGAACGGCGACGCTTTTAGCGGCAAATTAATAAATCATCCTTTCTATATCGATAAGATGAAAGAGGGTGGCGTTTATCCGCTCGATTTGGGGTTAATTACCGACTGGGCGATTTATTACCAGGATGATAAATATACGCCGGATACCATCTATAAACTGTTGGGCGGCAATGGCCAGACCCATTAAAAGTGTTGACCAACGCCAATCTGCCTGAAGCGAAATCAGCGCGGGTTTGGCGTTACTGCCCGCCGACATACGTTCCGCGAACGGGTGCTATGCCTATGCTAGAACGTATAGGTAATGGCGGCCGTGCCGGCTAGTCCAATAACTTTGCCTTTGGCGGTATTAATACGTCATTGGTTTTCCGCCGCTGGCGGTGAGTTGGGATGACAGGGTATCGGGTCCGTTAGGCATAATAATAAAGCGTTGTATCGTCGGGATATCGCCGCAGTCAGCGAGTGATATCCTGCGAACAGTCATAGTCTTTTTCTCGTACCTTGAAATCTATTGTGAGTAATAAGAGAATGGATTGTCGTTAATTTTCCCCAACGGATGGAGGTATATAATGGCTGTGCTGAATTATTCTGCTGAACAAGGATTAATGAATTACGATTTTTCCCGATGGATGGGAAATAGCGCTGGTGCGGACTTTGATTTTAAAGCGCTGGGGCAGGCAATGGATTGCCATCGCACGTTCAATCAGGCCGGAATCATTTTCAATGATGGCGTCCGCAGTTTTCTGGTTCGTCCTTCTCGTCGCTATGCCAATCCGTCGCATAGTCAGGTAACGCATGTGGTTGTTAGTAAAGTGCCTCAATTTAATAGTCACTTTACGGGAAAGTGCATCAAAGAGGCTGTATCTTCACCTTCATTGGGGGTTGAAATTGCATCAACGGCTTTATCCTGTGGCGCTTCGTTACTAACTGCTGCTGTTTTTATTTTCGGATCTTCGGCTATGCCTATCACTGCTGGCGCCAGTGGTGCATTAGCTGTTCTTGCTTATGCGGGCACGATGGCGACGGGGGCTCAATGTATTAACGGTACATTGCGCGTAGTAGATATCGGATTATTAGATTCTCAAACTGTTAGCTGGTTGGATTCAGAGGATTGGTATATAGCGACTTCAACGGCTTTGGATTTGATCTCGCTTGCGGCAGCGGGTGGGGCGCTGAGGGAGGTATTAAGAACGTATAACACCATGAAATCTATTTCATCACTGAAAGTTCGTGACTGGTTAAAAACCTATCCGCGTCAGGATCGCGCTCGTCTTACAGAGCAAATTATCAAAGCTCAAAACCCTGGTATTTCCAATAAGGAAATTAAGGCGATGATCCGCGCAGGAATTTATCCGAAGCGTTTTCCTGTTGAGCCCATTCAAAAAGAATTGCAGAAACAGTTGGTTAATACGCTTAATAGTGCAATGGCATTTGCTGGAAGCGCCGTTAGCGGTGTTGTGGCCGCGCCTGGTAATGTGAGACGTACAGGAAATTATGTTTTGGGTACACTTCAATCTCTGGCGACAATAAAATGAAGTGGATAGAGCTCATTGTTGGCAGCACTTTTCAGGATCTCATCGCACATGGGAAAGAGATTGATACGGCTATCCGGCAAGGGGGAGATACGCTGACCGAGCGCTCGACGCGGGGAATGGAAGACTATTTTGATAAACCCTTTTATGAACAGGCGATTCCCCATCCTTTTGCTGCTGGTGGAGTTTATCTCATTTTACTGATAGCGTTTTCAGTAAATATGGTATTTACTTTATACCTCTTCCATCTGGTGCCTGCCGTTTTTATATCGATATATTTTGGCGCTATGTCGATTTTCTTAATCATTTTACTTTCTGCCGCTCGTCTTATCTCGCGTGGGCTGGTGCAGGGATTAGTTGTTTTTAATTATCTATTTATTATTGTTTTTTTTATGTTGATTGCGACATCAGGATACACCGTCTTTGTTGAAGGATTGCATGATACGAAAAAAATGGTTTTCTTCATTGGCGAATTCGCGGTGCTTTGGTACGGTCGTTGGTTAATGAATAGCCACGCTTTTCTTATCTTTGCGTTGTATTGTAGAACGAAGCGCCTTGCCCATGCTTCTAAACAAGTTAGAATGCGAAAAATAAGTAAAACGTAAATGGCGGTGCGCTAAAAGAAGCGGACTTACAGAACGATGAGATCCTTAAAGCCACCGAATGGCTGAAAGGCTACCCGCGCCAGGATCGTGCCCGTCTTACAGAGCAAATCATCAAAATTCAAAACCCCGGTATTTCCAATAAAGAAATAAAAGCGGCTATTCGTGCGGGAATCTATCCAAAACGATTTCCGGTTGAACCTGTCCAGATGGAATTAAAAAAGCAGTTAACGAACACCATTACCAGCATGATGGCCTTCACTGGCAGCGCAGTAAGCGGCATTGTTGCTGCTCCTGGTAACGTCGTGCGGTCAGGACAATATGTAATTGGAACCATACAGTCGCTGGCGATCATAAAATGAAAATCATAGCTTTTCTTTGCGGCACTGCTTTCTCTGAGCTTATTGAACACGGGAGAAAAACTGATGCGGCCATTGATGAAGGAAAAAAAGCATTACTTTCCCATTCAACACTAAAGATGGAGCGTTATATTGCTGAAGTTCCGGCGCAGTTACCACGACAAAATATCTTTGCACTTAGTCTTCTGACCATGCTGTTGGTCGTTTCCTGCGCCATAAATTTCAGTTTTCTAGTCAGTCAATTGGTTGATATGGGGCCTTTTGAGGATTTTATCTCTTTTGCTATTCCTATGATGGTTTTCGGTATTTCTATTCTTACAGCCAGTTATCTTGTGGCCCGAGGCAAAAATAGAGGGCTTTTGATTTACAAAGGACTTTACTTATTTGTTACCTTTATCTGGTTGTTTCATATCTTGTATTTGTCAGGGGAGGCTATATTTGACGGCCAACTACCGTTATCCACGTTCGTTTTTGCTTTTATCGTCTTAGGGAGTTTGATAATTAGTCGTTGGTTGATGAATAGCCAGGCTTTTCTTATATTTGCATTGTATTGTAGGACGAAGCGCCTTGCTCATGCTTCTAAACAAGTCAGAATGCGAAAAATAAGTAAAACGTAAATTTGTCGATAAGAGCGTGTTTATCATGGATGATTTTCGCATAACAATAGAAAAAAGGGGGGCGATTGCTATGCTGGATTTTGCTGTATCCTCGTACTTCTTATATGCATAATGTAGTCAGTTACATCGGTCTTTCCATGCAGAAGCGCCAGAATCTCCCCTTCTGTCATAAAAATGTCACATTTCGTACATTTTACTGTCACTCAACTGTCCTATTTTTCCTCCTGCAAACTACACTCTGATTAATCACGACTCCGGGTCGACACAACTTTTGTTTTGGTATCCCACAGGAGGGATTATGAAACTTATGCGTACCTCTATTGCCAGTATTGTCGCGGCAACGTTTTCTCTGACGGCGGTTTCCGCTTTTGCCGCTGCCAATCTCACTGGCGCTGGTGCGACATTTCCCGCACCGGTCTATGCCAAATGGGCTGACTCCTATCAGAAAGAAACCGGTAATAAAGTTAACTATCAAGGCATCGGATCTTCAGGTGGTGTAAAACAGATTATTGCTAAAACCGTCGATTTCGGTGCGACCGATGCGCCGCTGACTGACGATAAGCTGGCACAGGATGGCTTGTTCCAGTTCCCGACCGTTATCGGCGGCGTGGTGCTGGCTGTGAACATTCCGGGCATAAAATCCGGCGATCTGACGCTGGATGGTAAAACGCTGGGTGATATCTACCTGGGTAAAATCAAAAAATGGAACGATCCGGCCATTACCAAACTGAACCCGAACGCCAAGCTGCCGGATCAGGATATTGCGGTAGTGCGTCGCGCCGATGGTTCCGGTACTTCTTTCGTGTTCACCAGCTATCTGGCGAAAGTGAATCCGGAATGGAAGGAAAAAATCGGTGCCGGCTCTACGGTTAACTGGCCGACCGGTCTGGGCGGTAAAGGTAACGACGGCATCGCCGCGTTTGTTCAGCGTCTTCCGGGCTCCATCGGCTACGTTGAGTATGCCTACGC
This window encodes:
- the pstS gene encoding phosphate ABC transporter substrate-binding protein PstS, with protein sequence MKLMRTSIASIVAATFSLTAVSAFAAANLTGAGATFPAPVYAKWADSYQKETGNKVNYQGIGSSGGVKQIIAKTVDFGATDAPLTDDKLAQDGLFQFPTVIGGVVLAVNIPGIKSGDLTLDGKTLGDIYLGKIKKWNDPAITKLNPNAKLPDQDIAVVRRADGSGTSFVFTSYLAKVNPEWKEKIGAGSTVNWPTGLGGKGNDGIAAFVQRLPGSIGYVEYAYAKQNNLAYTKLLSADGKVVSPTGTTFSNAAKGADWSKSFAQDLTNQKGDDAWPITSTTFILIQKEQPKAEQGTEVLKFFDWAYEKGGSQATALDYAILPTEVVEQIRAAWKTNVKDSSGKALY
- a CDS encoding DUF4026 domain-containing protein, with amino-acid sequence MNNKQQYLDIAAGKGKAAPSTMVVFPSEALNYPLLEKNLEAQRFFTDGEVSYAEDEQGGFIYTCRHGDDALAFRIQLFDRSEEDEVKPYYSTDPLSPERLAEVNASPQAVFVECVFNQHPLISYRYQLRMLSLLVPDLLLGIDISAADKAFTPEWLRFQLEDDVLPDVENLYTIHAIYDPNNNPPTAFWFHTHGLTRCGITEVELVIPHTLNSYYGIPELFRNFANNCIENQQVTFNKPILCGQTQAGYEYVVALPFEEGLRHVNKPIPVVQLRPLEDMNYDLTDAPEGEFLGDRADRDDVHMTPSCMLFRATEENSALETFFKGFEEQNAIMFWRTNAETYEMSRKAKLRWHYFGRMFENYAVPAEPIKKGFFAKLLNKSAAPQQENEWRFLVKCGIPYGDPAEEEREHMWFIPESMNGDAFSGKLINHPFYIDKMKEGGVYPLDLGLITDWAIYYQDDKYTPDTIYKLLGGNGQTH